GTAGGGGTCGACAATTCATTTCACACATGCATCCGTAAAGCAAATAAAGGCCTCaataaatattgaataattGACAAATGAGCCTTGCATGCCAAAGGTCTTAGTTGGAGAAAAGAAGAGTTGCAGAAATTGGCGACAACAACGCAGTGTTTCCAAGCAGACTACTGATTTTGTCAACAGACTGTATGTAAAAGTATaaagaatatgtttacatgcacattgACAAACGTATAATTATACAAAAAATCTTTTTCTCTCGTAACATAGCAGATGTAGATTGTCTTTCGAAGAGCGTTTTATCATGCAGCTCGGTAGCCATTTCACACATTAGTCCTCATTAGCATAAGCCGAGTAAATATTGACAGATCTTTAATGTAACGTCATGTTCACCATAATGTCGTGTTATCGAATGATGAGTGTTGACTGACCTGGTGTTTTTCCACGTTCAGCCGATGACAAAGCACTTTCCGTAGGTGTCTCACCTCCGCTCGGACAGAACAACGAACAAACTTCTGCTGCAGAGACGAGGTCAAACAAACGCACTGTCAAACTTCAGATCAGCAATGATCAGTCATTAAAATCAAGAAGTTAATTCTGATAGATCACGGTGTTTATTACTCCAACTCTTGTGACCAATGAAGAGCAAGTTAGGGAGATTTCTTGCTCATAAAGCAGGTTAAGATGGGGTATTTAACATGTAGCTGTACCATGAAAACATTTCTCTCATTTTACGTttggattgattgattgattgatttgctTAACGGTATCCCCTGTTGCAGAAGTAACTCATTGCTCAGAGAGTATAGACtgacatttttggttttgttgtccAGATCACGTAAACAGCTTGTCAGTTATAAATGTCTCTTTTGTAACACTAGAAGTGCAGGctgctgtttttcattttaacattCAAATATCTTAGTGTTTCTAAAGTCCGTCTAAAGTTCACTGTTACAAACTGTAACAAAAAGGCGACAGAACATATTTCCTCCACATAAGAAACGTAAACGTATCGACAGGGTGTGGCGTACTCCTGTTACATTTAGATTTACGGTAAAGAAAAACCCAGCTTACTGCTGGACGTTTTCCGGTCCCAACTGACTTATTATACGCTCTTAAGCCGTAGAGCCTGACTTCCTTTTTCCACCTGAGTGCAGTGCGAGACAATATTTCTTATGAAGCCGAGGCAGAaatttatttttactgaattTTCCACCTCAGTAAAAAACAGTGGATGATGATTGGAcgtgcagaggagagagagagaacagcacGTAACAGAAAGGTTAAGAGTCGAAtccaattcaaatatttataacCTATTTTTATAAGTTCACACAGAGGTGAGAGGGAAACAGCTGCATATATCAAGAGTCAGGAGTGGAACCAATGACGCTGCATGTTCCCGTTACATAAGGAAGGTAACATTAgacaataataaacaacattttattttcacataGTGGTGAAAGAGGACATGGGTGGTGGTGGATGATGATGACCTAACGCTTACAGCCTTCACTAAAACTCCAGATTCTcccatggatttttttttttttaattttgctatagtgaaaacatatttaaaaatctGAAATCTTGATTTGAGCCCAAACTTGGATGAGAAACTTGCCGTACCACACAACCCATGTGTTAAGCAAGAGTGCCCTCTGCTGGCTGACTGAagtctctgctgtgtgtgtaacAATGTTGGCTGGGCGGTGAGGATAATAAGCACAGTGGAATTTGACACAGTCTGTGTTTTAGTTAAATTACTCCCCCAATGATCTTTGTTCAAGTCCGAGCATTATACATTCCCACATCCCTTGTTACGCACACATGTCCCTCGACAAATGGGCCTGTCAAGAGGATCCAGCCACATAGGGGAAAACCCCAGTAATAACTGACAAGGTAGGCACTTTTTTCACTTTAGTGGGTTTGAAACTGCTTAACAAGCTGTGTTTCAAACGCCCCCATTTAAATTGCCATGATGTAGATTTGTGTGAGTAGGCTCGAGGAAACACTGGAAGAACGAacatatatactactatataccgTATACTATCAACATATTGGGATCGCTGCCATAATTAGCCCTTCATTTgtgttcaaattagggctgtcaatcaattacaaatatttaatcacaatttatcGCTTGATTATCCGTAGTTAATTGGAATTAATCGTAAAtttgcgacaagctaatatgacatggttggtaccaatggattccttaggttttctagtttcaaatgatacaagtgttttcactctttaaaacagccctagttcaaatctaattttattatataacaaataatatttaacatttttatatctGTCTTTATAGTTCTTTTATGCCACATTTGCCACAAAAGGAAAGAGGTTTGTTCAGACACTCATGGGAAATGTTAAATGTCTGGTGCCCTAGTCAATttgaaacaaacacataaagGTATTTGTTGGACATAAATACACTCCTGTGTGATGTTTGGATTGATACAATTTTTTGATCTCAAGTCCTACGTGTCAGCACTAATCACCACAAACACTGAGTCAACATCTTGGTCATCTGGCCTCAAGTAGTTAGTCAAAATCATCACAACACTTTCTCAAACAATTAGAAAATGTCCCAATTACTGACAAATTAGTGGTTTGGTTGGAAAATAAAGAACGACTATAAGCCTCACTGGTGTACTTGTACCACTTATCCCCCGTCTCTCGGTGAGTATATGAGGCAGCCAGAGTAACCAGCTCTGAGTGCTGGATTCTGCTGTTGCTGCAGATGTCATTGTGCCATGTATTTGCTTAGCAGTTAAGGGTAGAAAATTACTTGTTCAGGCTTCAAAAATGTGGCCCTGGAGACATGTTTTGCACGGTTGTGCAAACCTGTGAGCCGAGACGCTTTGAAAGCATCCATTACCAGCTCAACAATTTCACTAAGTACACAGACTGTACTGAAACACAATGCTAAATATATCTGGGATCATTTATTGGTGTGTATATGACTTACCTGAAGAGTGAGTTTCGTTTTATCTTTTCCAGCAAGCGACGAACTGTAAAGACAAAACAGAACACAGTTTTGAAAAAGGTATGTTAGACAGGTTTAACTTGAAGGTCTGACACATTTAGCagcatattttatttacatCCTGTCAGAGTTATCTCatatatgacatgaaaaacacacacacacacaatccaccAGAAACAAAAGCTCACCTTAGCCTTTCTAGACAGAGCGAAACCTGCTCATCATATCTGTAGAAGTGGGCTTTTGAATGGTCGAAGCTTGTGTACGGTAAACCTGTAGCATCGGGTACAGCATCTAGTGAGGCGGGAAAAAAAGAAGTACACATTAATCAGCAGGTCTTTGACAGCGCAGGTTGATGCTATGCAGTCTTGTCTAACAGAGCAGCAACTAGCTGCAAACTGCAGGCCAGATACAGATGCAGTTTGTGTCTCCTGCCCCTGCCGAGCAAACAACTCTTCATTAATCTTAATGTGCCACTCAATGCAAAAATGCCGggaaaaacagtgaaatatgATGAATCCATTTGCAATTGTGGCCATTGCGGAAGAAAAATCCGTTTCATGCTTCTTGCGGTCAGCGCAGTCGGCGCGATGCGGACGGTGCGCAGCTCCTGTGAACGTCTTACCGATTGCAGTCAAAGCATGGGTCAAAGCGGTCAGAGCAGCTCCAAGAACAGAGGTCTTCTTTTCATATTTTCGGACGTACTCAGCCAACATTTCATCAAAGTACCGTGAAATTTGAATCGCCGTATACGCACTTCCTGGTCCTGTATTGTACATGCGTGTTTAATTGCATGTATTGCACATGACGCTAAGACAGCTTATACTGTCGTGGAGATGCTCTATAGTTTCAAAAATGTGTTGATATAAGGCCATTTGAAGCTTATTGGCTTATTTGGCGTCTTACAAAAAAATCTAACTTCAAAAAAGTTGAATGATGTCACAGTACTGCCACTTTGGTTTACAGTCATGTAACCCCTGAGAAGAAGAAACACTACAGCAATCACAGTGTAGCACCAAAGATGTCCCACAGACATGGAATAGACACACGGATCTAGTTCCTTCTTCAATCTAATCACAACAGAACTTAATCACAAACCGAGACTTTACTTAAGTGAAGACTTACCGTCTCCAGACGGTTGGACGACTCTCTCCAACCCACGCGACTGATAAAATTCCTTTATTCTTTTGTCTTCACCTGATGAAACATAAACATCGATATTAGACAAACATTGCGGATATAGTGACAATACTGATTTCAAATATGGTAAAAACAGGtggtgtttacaatgtttactgctGTCAATAATCAACTAGTCTACAGCTGTAAAGCCCGGTTTAATTCTAGtaaaacattttctcttcaGCTTTTATTTTAGCTTTCACAAGCTCCAAACTGTAAATATTGACCCTCATGGGAACTGATACTTCAGGTCACAACTGTGCGTAACACTGATACAGACAGCactgtttgtttacatactttCTTGTAGTCCAGGCACCAGTTTGTAGACAATGTCCTGCATCACTCGATCCAGTTTGAGGTTGAGTAAAGGCTGTGTTTCATGGATTTTGATGTTGCACATCGGACAATACTTGCTCGTTTGCAGGTATTTCACAATGCAACTTTTACAGACTGTAGAGCAGAGAGACACGACGGACAATTAATTCTCATTCTGATGACTTCATCCAGCTAGACATCTATTCTTGTGAAATGGCAGAAATACTTTTAagttaataacaataattatttttatcaagCTCCGTTTTATACTCACAGGTGTGCAAACACTCTGTAATAGTTGTGGCATCGATGAAGTAACCCGCACACAGGTAGCAGACGATGTGTTCGTTCAGGTCCTTGATCTTCAACTTCACCTCCTCCTGGCAAAACACGAAAGGGtgttttacatactgtattgtaAATACGTTTAAGGTTTGgtttaaacatttatatatcTCCCCCCAAAACAAAGTTTTATGAGCATAACTCCTCTGCTCTGCCAAGCTTTAAACTCAAAGCAAACATCTCACCTGAAAGCAAAAGATATTACGTTTTCTTCTGTGGGATCAAAAGCAACGGAACAATAAACAGTAGGGCTGTGCAAtcaatcaaatttcaattatCTTCTaacaattatgaaaacaaatatAATCAACATAAAACGATTATTGCGCCACATTCTGTATCGCTCTTGTTTTGTATTGTGTAATAAATCCAGTGTACCCCTTTGtcatgtcatcaccattcataaagtatctatacaaccaagctgtttatgattaaatttagATTAAATAAAGTTTACAAAAGCACAAACTTCTcatagcctcttaattttgctctcaaagtgcaccaaaTTGATgaatataactttaaaaaacgtaggctacaaaatgttctttctaaatgcacaATGTTTTTTAAGCCAATGAGTAATGgtgttaaataatcgtgatctcactattgaccaaaataatcatgattgtGACTTTTGCCATAATCAAACTCCCCCGAACAAACAGTAACTGATCAGTGCTCTCCTTTTTGGTCGAAGAAGAAGACGccccgagcagttgggggtttggtgccttgctcaagggcacctcggcagtgcccaagaggcaaaccGGCATCTCTCCAGCgtaccagttcacactcagtacttggtccatgaGGGGACTTGAACTGGTGACCCTCCGCCAagtcccaagccaagtccctatggactgagctactgccaccCCCAAAAGCAGAAAACTGCTTTACTTTGTGTCTACTTTAACAGCAAACAGGATGGACATCACCTCTATTTTATGATATGAAAAACGTATTAtatgtggctcagagggtaggtCGGTGGTtcgtcacatgtcgatgtgtccttgagcaagacacttaactccaaattgctcctgaagacacagccatcggtgtgtgaatgagtatctagattagatcctgatgggcaaaattggcaccttagcagcctctgccatcagtgaatgaatgtgtgaatgctgacatgtagtgtaaagcgctttgagtgcgcagaagactagaaaagccctatataaatgcaagtctatTTACCATTATATAATACAGCACTGAAGTCAGCTAGATAATGAACATCAGCTgactctgacctttgaccttctgGGTGTAACTCAGGAAGTAAACACGTTAAGAACTGAGGAATGTTCCCATCAGGCTAAAACAACACTACATGTGAACAAACAGGAGACGTTTGGACAGGTAAATCAGGGTTTAAATGAGTTTTTGGGGACTGATTGGGGACACAACGTCTCACACTAAACAGCAGATCCACCGTCCCACTTCACACATCGCGTGAACTACAAGTAAAGTTGACTCCAGCTGAACATGTGGCCTCTAAAACTCGTGGAATAGCAAGTTAGTTGATAGGATTTGGGGCAGAACAACACGCATGCTCAAACAGCAGCTCCTCTTCAGCAGCTTCAgcatgtctctcctcctctcctctctcctcctctcctcctctcctctctcctctctcctcctctcctcctctcctctcctcctcgcgGAGACGACCACGATCTCTCCGCTAGATGCGCGTGTTTATCTCGGCTCCGGAGCGGTTTGAACTCCCCCTGTGTTTCCACCGCGGTGCGGACGGGTTCGACTAACGTGGCCACTCACCTCGTTCCTCAGCGGGTCCAGTTTGTAGACGGACTGGAGCTGGTTTCGGAGCCGCATCGCTATGGCCATCGGACCTTGCTCCGCCATCTTTGGGAATTATGCTTACTTCCGGGTAAACCGGAAGTGGTATTTGTGCaatctgaggaggaggaggagagtatctgctaaatatatatatatataaagagaaataaataaatatagagagGA
This DNA window, taken from Sebastes umbrosus isolate fSebUmb1 chromosome 9, fSebUmb1.pri, whole genome shotgun sequence, encodes the following:
- the pcgf1 gene encoding polycomb group RING finger protein 1 isoform X3, encoding MAEQGPMAIAMRLRNQLQSVYKLDPLRNEEEVKLKIKDLNEHIVCYLCAGYFIDATTITECLHTFCKSCIVKYLQTSKYCPMCNIKIHETQPLLNLKLDRVMQDIVYKLVPGLQESEDKRIKEFYQSRGLERVVQPSGDDAVPDATGLPYTSFDHSKAHFYRYDEQVSLCLERLSSSLAGKDKTKLTLQKFVRCSVRAEVRHLRKVLCHRLNVEKHQVQMLFNNESLPDHMTMKRLWLSHWFGKAQPLVLHYVIKDKRTR
- the pcgf1 gene encoding polycomb group RING finger protein 1 isoform X1; this encodes MAEQGPMAIAMRLRNQLQSVYKLDPLRNEEEVKLKIKDLNEHIVCYLCAGYFIDATTITECLHTFCKSCIVKYLQTSKYCPMCNIKIHETQPLLNLKLDRVMQDIVYKLVPGLQESEDKRIKEFYQSRGLERVVQPSGDDAVPDATGLPYTSFDHSKAHFYRYDEQVSLCLERLSSSLAGKDKTKLTLQQKFVRCSVRAEVRHLRKVLCHRLNVEKHQVQMLFNNESLPDHMTMKRLWLSHWFGKAQPLVLHYVIKDKRTR
- the pcgf1 gene encoding polycomb group RING finger protein 1 isoform X2, with protein sequence MAEQGPMAIAMRLRNQLQSVYKLDPLRNEEVKLKIKDLNEHIVCYLCAGYFIDATTITECLHTFCKSCIVKYLQTSKYCPMCNIKIHETQPLLNLKLDRVMQDIVYKLVPGLQESEDKRIKEFYQSRGLERVVQPSGDDAVPDATGLPYTSFDHSKAHFYRYDEQVSLCLERLSSSLAGKDKTKLTLQQKFVRCSVRAEVRHLRKVLCHRLNVEKHQVQMLFNNESLPDHMTMKRLWLSHWFGKAQPLVLHYVIKDKRTR